Within the Desulfurella sp. genome, the region ATCTCGCCTAAAAAAGGTATTTTAGTCTTTTTAGCAAAAGCCTCTCCGCCACCATGTGAGAATATATCTGACCTATAACCGCATTTTGGGCACACAAAGTAGCTCATATTTTCGATTATACCTACCACGGGAACTTTCAGTTTAACAAAAAAATCATAAGCTTTTGCTGCATCGTCTA harbors:
- a CDS encoding P-loop NTPase, whose translation is DDAAKAYDFFVKLKVPVVGIIENMSYFVCPKCGYRSDIFSHGGGEAFAKKTKIPFLGEIPIDIQVREGGDEGSPVSISAPDSVVAKAFADAARSIIETLKNA